The genomic DNA GCTTACGCATTTCGTCAAATAATTGAACTGAAAGCTTAGCTCCAGTACAACCCAATGGGTGCCCTAACGCAATAGCTCCACCATTTACGTTGATGATGTCGGCATTCAATCCTAATTCACGTATTACAGCTAATGATTGAGAAGCAAAAGCTTCATTTAATTCAATTAAACTGATATCTTCTTGTTTTAATCCCGCTTGCTTTAATGCTTTAGGAATAGCAGCAACAGGTCCGATACCCATAATTCTTGGAGGTACACCAGCCGCCGCATAACTAACCATACGAGCAATTGGCTTAAGGTTTAATTCCTTCACCATCTCTTCGCTCATAACCATAACAAAAGCAGCTCCATCACTTGTTTGCGATGAATTTCCAGCAGTAACGCTTCCTCCTTGAGCAAACACAGGTCGCAAACGCTCTAATCCAGCTATGTTAGACCCTTTACGAGGTCCTTCATCTTTTGTTACAGTATATTTTCTTGTAGCTCTTTTTCCTTTGGCATCAATATACGTTTCTTCAACTTCTATCGGAACAATTTGATCTTGGAAACGATTTTCTTCTTGCGCTTTTAAAGCTTTTAAATGAGAATTTAAAGCAAATTCATCTTGATCTTTACGAGAAATATTAAACTTTTGAGCCACTTCTTCAGCGGTATTTCCCATTCCCCAATAATAATCAGCATGACCAGCGGCAACAGTATCGTAATTTAATTCAGGTTTAAAACCAGTCATGGGTACAGAACTCATACTTTCAGCACCACCAGCAATAATACAATCAGCCATACCAGATTGTATTTTAGCCACAGCCATTCCAATAGTTTCTAACCCTGAAGAGCAGAAGCGATTTACGGTAACTCCAGGAACATCCTCCGTTTTTAGTCCCATTAGTGAAATTAAACGCGCCATGTTTAACCCTTGAGAGCCTTCAGGCATCGCATTACCAACAATTACATCATCAATTCGTTTTTTATCAAATTCAGGCAACTGCTTCATCATATACTCGATGGTTTCGGCAGCTAACTCATCAGCTCTTTTAAATCTGAACGCACCTTTTTTAGACTTACCTACGGCGGTTCTATATCCTTTTACTATATATGCTGTTTTCATCTTTTAGTTTCTTAATGGTTTACCAGTTTTTAACATGTGTTGAATACGCTCTAATGTTTTGCGTTCTGTAGCTAAACTTAAGAAGGCTTCACGTTCAAGATTTAATAAATACTGTTCAGAAACTTTTGTAGGTTCTGATAAATCTCCACCAGCCATTACATAGGCTAGTTTGTTAGCAATTTTCTGATCGTGTTCAGAAATAAATCTACTTGCTTGCATAGAGTCAGTAGCAACCATAAACGCTCCTAATGCTTGTTTACCAAGAACGAGTACATCTTTACGAGCAGCTGGTTGTGTATATCCAGCTTCGGCCATTAATAATGCATGTTTCTTAGCTTCAGCTATTTGTCGGTCTTTATTTACAACAACAATATCTTTTCCTTGTTGTAATAAGCCTAAATCATAAGCTTCATAAGCAGAAGTTCCAACTTTAGCCATACCAATAGTTAAGAAATATTCTTGCAATACGTTTAATTGAACATCTCCTTTACGGAACGTATCAGAAGCACGTAAAGCCATTTCTTTGGAACCACCTCCACCAGGAATAACTCCAACTCCAAACTCTACTAATCCCATATAGGTTTCAGCTGCAGCAACAACTTTGTCAGCATGTAAAGACAACTCACAACCACCACCTAAAGTCATTCCATGAGGCGCTGCAACTGTAGGAATAGCCGAGTAACGCATACGCATCATTGTATCTTGGAAATATTTGATGGCCATGTTTAATTCATCATATTCTTGCTCAACAGCCATCATGAATATCATACCAATGTTAGCACCTACCGAGAAATTTGCTCCTTGGTTTCCAATAACTAATCCTTGAAAATCCTTTTCAGCTAAATCCACAGCTTTGTTCAGTCCAGCTAAAACATCGGCACCAATCGTGTTCATTTTAGATTGGAATTCACAATTTAAGATACCGTCTCCTAAATCTTCGATAACCACACCAGAGTTTTTGAATACTTCTTTAGTTTTACGAATATTATCTAGAATAATAAATGAATCTTGTCCAGGTTTTTTTAGGTGCCCTTTCGTGGTAACGTCATAATAGTAGGTAGCCCCTTCTTTAACGGTGTAAAAAGAAGTTTCTCCTTTAGTTACCATTTCAGTGATCCAAGCAGCAGGCTCTTTTCCTTCAGCTTTCATTAATTCGATTCCTTTCTCTACACCAACAGCATCCCAAATTTCAAAAGGACCGTTTTCCCATCCGAAACCAGCTTTCATGGCATCGTCAATTTTGTATAGTTCATCAGAAATCTCTGGGATTCTATTTTGAACATAAGCAAACATTGCAGCAAAATTTTTGCGGTAAAATTCACCAGCTTTATCTTTTCCGCCAACTAGTACTTTAAATCTATCAATTGGCTTGTCAATATTTTTAGTTAACTCTAAAGTAGCAAACTTAGCCCTCTTTTTAGAACGATATTCCATCGTATCTAAGTCTAAAGATAAAATTTCTTTCTTACCTTCAGCATTTACAGATTTTTTATAAAACCCTTGTTTGGTTTTACTTCCTAACCATTTGTTTTCCATCATGGTGTTGATAAAGTCAGGGAGCTTAAATAAGTCATGAGCTTCATCGTTAGGGCAGTTGTCATAAATACCATTAGCAACATGTACCAAAGTATCCAATCCAACAACATCAACAGTTCTAAAAGTAGCTGATTTAGGGCGGCCAATTACAGGACCTGTTAATTTATCAACTTCTTCTATTGTTAATCCAAGCTCTTTTACCTGATGGAATAATGATTGAATTCCGAAGATACCAATTCTATTTCCGATAAATGCAGGAGTATCTTTTGCTAATACAGAAGTTTTTCCTAAAAATTTAGATCCATAATCCATTAAAAAGTCCGTAACTTCTTGCTTGCAGTTAGGGCCAGGTACAACTTCAAATAATTTTAAATAACGAGGAGGGTTAAAAAAGTGAGTTACCGCAAAATGTTTCTGAAAATCGTCGCTTCTACCCTCATTCATAAATTGGATAGGGATACCAGAAGTATTGGAAGAAATAATAGTACCAGGAGTACGATATTTTTCTACTTGTTCAAATACTTTTTGTTTGATATCTAAACGCTCTACTACTACTTCCATAACCCAATCCACATCTTTAATCTGATGTAAATCATCTTCAATGTTACCTGTAGTAATTCTATCTGCAAACTTTTTAGAATAGATAGGTGATGGTTTCGATTTTAAAGAAGCTGTTAAAGCATCGTTTACCAAACGATTACGAACAACTTTGTCTTTTAATGTCAATCCTTTTGCCTTTTCTTTATCGTTGAGTTCTCTTGGAACGATGTCCAATAAAAGAACTTCAACACCGATATTAGCAAAATGACATGCAATACCGCTTCCCATAATTCCAGAACCGATTACTGCTACTTTTTTAATTCTTCTTGTCATTTGTTTATTGGTTTGTTTTTATACAGACTGATTATCAGTATTTTTATAGATTAGTTTGTCTGTAATAAGTTTGTTTATTGTTGTTGTTACTTTGAAGAAGTTATCCAACTCTTCAGTAGAAATGAATTCTCTTATTTTATTATTGAATTGATAT from Tenacibaculum maritimum NCIMB 2154 includes the following:
- a CDS encoding acetyl-CoA C-acyltransferase, which gives rise to MKTAYIVKGYRTAVGKSKKGAFRFKRADELAAETIEYMMKQLPEFDKKRIDDVIVGNAMPEGSQGLNMARLISLMGLKTEDVPGVTVNRFCSSGLETIGMAVAKIQSGMADCIIAGGAESMSSVPMTGFKPELNYDTVAAGHADYYWGMGNTAEEVAQKFNISRKDQDEFALNSHLKALKAQEENRFQDQIVPIEVEETYIDAKGKRATRKYTVTKDEGPRKGSNIAGLERLRPVFAQGGSVTAGNSSQTSDGAAFVMVMSEEMVKELNLKPIARMVSYAAAGVPPRIMGIGPVAAIPKALKQAGLKQEDISLIELNEAFASQSLAVIRELGLNADIINVNGGAIALGHPLGCTGAKLSVQLFDEMRKRNMQGKYGMVTMCVGTGQGAAGIFEFLN
- a CDS encoding 3-hydroxyacyl-CoA dehydrogenase/enoyl-CoA hydratase family protein, with the translated sequence MTRRIKKVAVIGSGIMGSGIACHFANIGVEVLLLDIVPRELNDKEKAKGLTLKDKVVRNRLVNDALTASLKSKPSPIYSKKFADRITTGNIEDDLHQIKDVDWVMEVVVERLDIKQKVFEQVEKYRTPGTIISSNTSGIPIQFMNEGRSDDFQKHFAVTHFFNPPRYLKLFEVVPGPNCKQEVTDFLMDYGSKFLGKTSVLAKDTPAFIGNRIGIFGIQSLFHQVKELGLTIEEVDKLTGPVIGRPKSATFRTVDVVGLDTLVHVANGIYDNCPNDEAHDLFKLPDFINTMMENKWLGSKTKQGFYKKSVNAEGKKEILSLDLDTMEYRSKKRAKFATLELTKNIDKPIDRFKVLVGGKDKAGEFYRKNFAAMFAYVQNRIPEISDELYKIDDAMKAGFGWENGPFEIWDAVGVEKGIELMKAEGKEPAAWITEMVTKGETSFYTVKEGATYYYDVTTKGHLKKPGQDSFIILDNIRKTKEVFKNSGVVIEDLGDGILNCEFQSKMNTIGADVLAGLNKAVDLAEKDFQGLVIGNQGANFSVGANIGMIFMMAVEQEYDELNMAIKYFQDTMMRMRYSAIPTVAAPHGMTLGGGCELSLHADKVVAAAETYMGLVEFGVGVIPGGGGSKEMALRASDTFRKGDVQLNVLQEYFLTIGMAKVGTSAYEAYDLGLLQQGKDIVVVNKDRQIAEAKKHALLMAEAGYTQPAARKDVLVLGKQALGAFMVATDSMQASRFISEHDQKIANKLAYVMAGGDLSEPTKVSEQYLLNLEREAFLSLATERKTLERIQHMLKTGKPLRN